The nucleotide sequence ATGCAAAAATCAAAAGAGCATATTTCCCGGTTACTTCTCACAATAATGGTAATGAATCGGAAATACAGGAGCTGATTTTTTTCGACGTAGAGCTTGAAAGCAGTACATTGACATTTCCAAACGAAAATAATCATGTAAAAGATGCACTCATATCCGTTTCAAAAGCGTTAAAACGGAATTTTTTTATTATGTTTGACAATTATTTTGCGGGCAGGTCTTTTTCTCTTGCAGCCGCAGCAGCTGGATTGCTGAAGGAAGATAAGCTTAAATATTTTGCTTTCTCAGGCGAGGTTAAAGAAAACGCAAATATTGCAAAAGTAGAAAATTTACCTGCAAAAAGAAAAATTTCCGAAGAGAAAGATCTGTTTTTTGTCTCACCGGATTCGGTGGATAATTTAAACCAGTTGACAAAACTGAATGCTGAAACCGTAGATATTCCTTTCATACAGCTTTTCGGAAAACAAAAAACCGAGTTAGAGAAAAACCTTGAAAAAATTTCGGGTAATGAAATTGTTAACGATTATAAAATTTGGGTTGGAATACTTGGCGGTGATAAATCTCTCGTTTTTACACATACAGAGGAAATGCTGGAAAATACTACAGAAGTTTGGGATGAGTTACTTCTGGATTTTTATGAAAAGATAAACAAATTATATCAACTGCCATATTATGTTAATATTCATTTTTTAGGAAGTCTGTCTGCTTTCGCATTTTTATCGGGTATTGTATTCGGGGCTAAAAATAAAATCACAATTCACCACTACCAGGATGGCAGTATTTTTAGAGTTATGGATTTTTCGGAAAAATCTGTCCGACTGTTAAAGAGCAAAACAAAAAAGTACGAAAAAGTAAAATATAGTGTCGAGTATACGGTAGCGGAGTCAGAAGATGCAGCCATTGTTATCTATCTTGCAAGCCATAATCCTAAAAATGATGCACAAAAATACATTGAATCACATTTAAAGTGCAGTCTGCTGTTTATATGTTTAGAAAATAACCAAGGCAATATTGATTTAAATGAAGATGACTGGATTAAAACTGTAGCTGAGATTTACTCTCTTGTGGATGAAGCCGGCGAACTTATTGGCAAGAGTATCAGAAAGTATCATTTTTTTATGAGTATACCGGTACCTGTAGCTTTTGGTTTTGGGATGGCTTATGGGGATTATAAGAAAATTGCCGTATACAATTATGTTAAAAGTCAAAGCACTTACAAAAAGGTAGCTGACAGTGATTTGTCAAGAAACCTTAAAATGGCTTTTTGATTTACTATTACACATATGTAATCATATGGTATTTGAGAGGAAACACCCGGGCATACGATTAATAGA is from Flexistipes sinusarabici DSM 4947 and encodes:
- a CDS encoding SAVED domain-containing protein, translating into MKTIFDNIQEGRNHKIIEQCIKDGSINQDSLPYCYSLFSKTEFAEYRSLKSNFLQSVFIYDHLFNVEYLCEHLQITENDCYALKNAKIKRAYFPVTSHNNGNESEIQELIFFDVELESSTLTFPNENNHVKDALISVSKALKRNFFIMFDNYFAGRSFSLAAAAAGLLKEDKLKYFAFSGEVKENANIAKVENLPAKRKISEEKDLFFVSPDSVDNLNQLTKLNAETVDIPFIQLFGKQKTELEKNLEKISGNEIVNDYKIWVGILGGDKSLVFTHTEEMLENTTEVWDELLLDFYEKINKLYQLPYYVNIHFLGSLSAFAFLSGIVFGAKNKITIHHYQDGSIFRVMDFSEKSVRLLKSKTKKYEKVKYSVEYTVAESEDAAIVIYLASHNPKNDAQKYIESHLKCSLLFICLENNQGNIDLNEDDWIKTVAEIYSLVDEAGELIGKSIRKYHFFMSIPVPVAFGFGMAYGDYKKIAVYNYVKSQSTYKKVADSDLSRNLKMAF